The nucleotide sequence TATTATGGAGGCTTCCAAAGTAAAAAAAGAAAAAGAAACAGCCATCGGTCAAATGTGTATTGATGTATTTGGGGAAGATTGGGAAGAATTTGAGATTGCACATCTCTCCACTTCGGACGGAATAGGTGTTGAATTGTTTTCGTTTCCAAATGGTGTAAAAGAAGCGCCAGAATTTAATCCATTTAATACGGGTCTATTTCATTTTTGCGTACAAGATCCTAACATTGAAACTTTGATAGATAAAATTGTCGCTTATGGTGGAAAACAAAGAATGCCTATTAGAGAATATTATCCTGAAGATAAGCCTTTTAAAATGTGCTATGTTGAAGATCCTTTTGGGATTGTTTTTGAAATCTACACACATAGTTATGAACTGACCTATTCATCAGGTGCTTATGCAAAATAAACTGTTATAGACTAAAGATGGAATTTTCAATGGTCAAGATTAGTTTTTTTTTATTTGCCACAGATTTAAAGAAAGTGGTCGGACTTTGACAAAGAGTTGCTAACTTGGAAAAAGACCACAAATTACACAAATTAGCACAAATTCAAAAATGTATTAAATTGAATTACACAAATTTCTAATTA is from Flavobacterium sp. NG2 and encodes:
- a CDS encoding VOC family protein: MTTNTNYPKSFSHIGITVPSIHQAVKFYSEVMGWYVIMEASKVKKEKETAIGQMCIDVFGEDWEEFEIAHLSTSDGIGVELFSFPNGVKEAPEFNPFNTGLFHFCVQDPNIETLIDKIVAYGGKQRMPIREYYPEDKPFKMCYVEDPFGIVFEIYTHSYELTYSSGAYAK